The Coregonus clupeaformis isolate EN_2021a unplaced genomic scaffold, ASM2061545v1 scaf5995, whole genome shotgun sequence genome window below encodes:
- the LOC123490965 gene encoding keratin-associated protein 4-6-like has product MQAKPTATRPALPRACCCQTYADQTYSTPEPAAARPALPGLRCQACCCPGLHYAACAPGLLCQACALPGLLLPEPALPGLLCCRACAANLPAGPALEACCCRACLLPALLPGLLSLPDLRCQAALLRPALPGLRCTRPADSLGLHAAKACCCTRPTRHDAAMPGLRCQICCCQACTAGPALPGLLLLGPLLLTSCLAADTLPGLLLGPALPACCCRPLARQACARGCCCQAHCCLPACCC; this is encoded by the coding sequence ATGCAGGCAAAACCAACTGCTACCAGGCCTGCACTACCAAGAGCCTGCTGCTGCCAAACCTACGCTGACCAAACCTACAGCACACCAGAGCCTGCTGCTGCCAGGCCTGCACTGCCAGGCCTGCGGTGCCAGGCCTGCTGCTGCCCAGGCCTGCACTATGCGGCCTGCGCGCCAGGCCTGCTCTGCCAGGCCTGCGCGCTGCCAGGCCTGCTGCTGCCAGAGCCTGCGCTGCCAGGCCTGCTTTGCTGCCGGGCCTGCGCTGCCAACCTGCCTGCCGGGCCTGCACTGGAGGCCTGCTGCTGCCGGGCCTGCTTGCTGCCAGCGCTGCTGCCAGGCCTGCTGTCGCTGCCGGACCTGCGCTGCCAGGCTGCGCTGCTCAGGCCTGCACTGCCGGGCCTGCGCTGCACCAGACCTGCTGACTCGCTAGGGCTGCATGCTGCCAAGGCCTGCTGCTGCACCAGACCTACGCGCCACGATGCTGCTATGCCAGGCCTGCGCTGCCAGATCTGCTGCTGCCAGGCCTGCACTGCCGGGCCTGCGCTGCCGGGGCTGCTGCTGCTCGGGCCGCTGCTGCTGACCAGCTGCCTTGCTGCTGACACGCTGCCAGGCCTGCTGCTGGGGCCTGCGCTGCCGGCCTGCTGCTGCCGGCCTCTGGCTCGCCAGGCCTGCGCGCGAGGCTGCTGCTGCCAGGCCCACTGCTGCCTGCCGGCCTGCTGCTGCTAG